Proteins from a single region of Candidatus Binatia bacterium:
- a CDS encoding FAD-dependent oxidoreductase, producing the protein MASSDSFAHALRPGTIGGLALRNRIIMGSMHMGIESDGPALAAFYAERARGGVGLIVTGGSSVSRVGAGGCNYSFVNDADSEPALRAAAEAVHDAGGRIALQLFHAGRYAYFASFGLQPVAPSAVASRFSPDPPRAMDDADIRETIGDFARGAIRARELGFDAVEVMASEGYLLNQFLSPLTNRRDDFWGGDLERRMNLPRAVLREIRAGVGRDFPVIFRISGADLMTGSTTQTETLRFATALASDGVDALNVGIGWHESSIPTVQQIVPSGVWVRFAAAVKRAVGDLPVIASNRISSLAAAEDVLAAGSADFVSMARPFLADAAIVAKSAQPQLVNTCIACNQACIDQSLIDAPVSCMVNPRAGREREFPEIPVPADRARRFAVIGGGPAGMEAARALAALGHRVELFEADGELGGQFRMARRIPGKRDFGETIRYFANELPRLGVALRLNRRVAGAAALRGFDAVVLATGVVPRAARVAGSDLPLVVSYADLLLHDPEVGERVAIVGAGGIGVDVAHYLSFGESDVDEGTRFLYEQGLAAPPDGALVVTGRKRVALMRRGATIGERIGKTTRWAVLRALRAAGVESYTGVTYDAIVSGGVRIRDEEGNRRTIAVDTVVIAAGQERNNALVPELSELGLPYRVVGGAKDAAELNAVRAFDEGLRAAYELSREVRSASRAHA; encoded by the coding sequence GTGGCATCGAGCGACTCGTTCGCGCACGCACTCCGCCCGGGCACGATCGGCGGGCTGGCGCTGCGCAATCGCATCATCATGGGCTCGATGCACATGGGCATCGAGTCCGACGGTCCCGCCCTCGCGGCGTTCTACGCCGAACGCGCGCGCGGAGGCGTCGGGCTGATCGTCACGGGCGGATCCTCGGTGAGCCGCGTCGGCGCAGGCGGCTGCAACTACAGCTTCGTCAACGACGCGGATAGCGAACCGGCGCTTCGCGCGGCGGCCGAGGCCGTGCACGACGCCGGCGGGCGCATCGCCTTGCAGCTGTTCCACGCCGGTCGATACGCGTACTTCGCGTCGTTCGGGCTGCAGCCCGTCGCTCCGTCCGCCGTCGCATCGCGCTTCTCCCCCGACCCGCCGCGCGCGATGGACGATGCCGACATCCGCGAGACGATCGGCGACTTCGCGCGCGGGGCAATCCGCGCTCGCGAGCTCGGATTCGACGCCGTTGAGGTGATGGCGTCGGAGGGCTATCTGCTCAACCAGTTCCTTTCGCCGCTCACCAATCGGCGCGACGACTTCTGGGGTGGCGATCTCGAACGGCGGATGAATCTCCCGCGCGCGGTGCTGCGCGAGATCCGAGCCGGCGTCGGCCGCGATTTTCCCGTGATCTTCCGCATCTCCGGCGCCGACCTGATGACCGGCTCCACGACGCAAACCGAGACGCTGCGCTTCGCGACCGCGCTGGCATCCGACGGCGTCGACGCGCTCAACGTCGGCATCGGTTGGCACGAGTCGTCGATACCGACCGTGCAGCAGATCGTGCCGAGCGGAGTCTGGGTGCGCTTCGCCGCCGCCGTCAAGCGCGCCGTGGGCGACCTGCCGGTGATCGCCAGCAATCGCATCAGCAGCCTGGCCGCCGCGGAAGACGTACTCGCCGCGGGCAGCGCCGACTTCGTCTCGATGGCGCGGCCGTTTCTGGCGGACGCTGCGATCGTCGCCAAGTCCGCGCAGCCGCAGCTGGTCAACACCTGCATCGCTTGCAACCAGGCCTGCATCGACCAATCTCTCATCGACGCGCCGGTTTCGTGCATGGTCAACCCGCGCGCCGGGCGCGAGCGCGAGTTTCCGGAGATTCCGGTGCCCGCAGATCGGGCGCGCCGGTTCGCTGTGATCGGCGGCGGACCCGCCGGAATGGAGGCCGCCCGTGCTCTCGCGGCGCTCGGTCATCGCGTCGAGCTGTTCGAGGCCGACGGCGAGCTCGGCGGCCAGTTTCGCATGGCGCGTCGGATTCCGGGAAAGCGCGACTTCGGCGAGACGATTCGTTACTTCGCGAACGAGCTGCCGCGTCTAGGCGTCGCGCTTCGCCTGAACCGGCGCGTCGCCGGCGCCGCGGCGCTGCGCGGCTTCGATGCGGTCGTGCTCGCGACCGGCGTCGTCCCGCGCGCCGCGCGCGTCGCCGGCAGCGATCTGCCGCTCGTCGTCTCGTACGCCGATCTTCTTCTGCACGATCCTGAAGTGGGCGAACGCGTGGCCATCGTCGGCGCTGGCGGCATCGGCGTCGACGTCGCGCACTACCTGAGTTTCGGCGAATCCGACGTCGACGAGGGCACGCGCTTCCTCTACGAACAGGGCCTCGCCGCGCCGCCGGACGGTGCGCTCGTCGTAACCGGTCGAAAGCGCGTCGCGCTGATGCGCCGCGGGGCGACGATCGGCGAGCGCATCGGCAAGACGACTCGCTGGGCCGTGCTGCGCGCGCTGCGAGCCGCGGGCGTCGAGAGCTACACGGGCGTCACCTACGACGCCATAGTGTCCGGGGGCGTCCGTATCCGCGACGAGGAGGGCAACCGGCGAACGATCGCGGTGGACACCGTCGTCATCGCAGCGGGTCAGGAGCGCAACAACGCGCTCGTGCCGGAGCTTTCTGAGCTCGGCTTGCCTTATCGCGTCGTGGGCGGCGCCAAGGACGCCGCCGAGCTCAATGCGGTGCGCGCGTTCGACGAGGGCCTGCGCGCGGCATACGAGCTCTCCCGGGAGGTCCGCTCGGCAAGCCGGGCTCACGCATAG
- a CDS encoding ABC transporter permease — MNSVALLRAHTRVQFLDLLRWPGYVVPTVLFPAMFYALFALPFARTRAEAADLTTLAFMAFAIVGVTLYQFGVGIAQERGRPWERYNRTLPVSAGVRFGARIVTAVLFGFLTAAIVALVARAFTPIDLTAVQWLRVAIYSLAGGVPFVLIGITIGYWTSARAAVPIATALNLLLAYGGGLWMPPQELPRVVAAISPCLPTRQFADLLWSVTTGADATHALAGLVAYAALFAAAAALGYRRDERTRYA; from the coding sequence ATGAACTCCGTCGCGCTGCTGCGCGCTCACACGCGCGTCCAATTCCTCGATCTGCTGCGCTGGCCCGGTTACGTCGTGCCAACCGTTCTTTTCCCGGCGATGTTCTACGCGCTGTTTGCCCTGCCGTTCGCGCGGACTCGCGCGGAAGCCGCGGACTTAACGACGCTCGCCTTCATGGCGTTTGCGATCGTCGGCGTCACGCTCTATCAGTTCGGCGTCGGGATCGCGCAGGAGCGTGGCCGCCCGTGGGAGCGGTACAACCGGACGTTGCCCGTCTCCGCCGGCGTGCGCTTCGGCGCGCGGATCGTAACGGCCGTGCTCTTCGGCTTCTTGACGGCGGCGATCGTCGCATTGGTGGCGCGCGCGTTCACGCCGATCGACCTCACGGCCGTACAATGGCTGCGCGTAGCGATCTACTCGCTCGCGGGCGGCGTTCCGTTCGTGCTGATCGGCATCACGATCGGCTACTGGACGTCGGCTCGGGCCGCGGTGCCGATCGCGACGGCGCTCAATTTGCTGCTCGCATACGGCGGCGGATTGTGGATGCCGCCGCAGGAGCTGCCGCGCGTGGTCGCGGCAATCTCGCCGTGTCTCCCAACGCGGCAGTTCGCCGATCTGCTGTGGAGCGTCACGACCGGCGCGGATGCGACGCACGCTCTCGCCGGACTCGTCGCCTACGCGGCGCTCTTCGCCGCTGCCGCCGCGCTTGGATACCGGCGTGACGAACGCACGCGCTATGCGTGA
- a CDS encoding ABC transporter ATP-binding protein encodes MVARHLRRTFRNCSRCSNLPIDEEHNVILEFDRVDKSYGEVRALDALSFAVKRGEIVALLGPNGAGKTTALEIAVGLRSCDSGEVRLFGRSPRSVDVRRRLGVTPQESGFPDMLRVNEIAAYVARHYPNAAPISEALETFGLTPLAGRRAGTLSQGQSRRLAVALAFVGRPELVVLDEPTTGLDVESRRNLWDVVRRASEHRSILFTTHYLEEAQALASRIVVIDNGAVRFDGDPRALRARMGTRRLSYVGSDGQIVVNATDSDAYVRELVTSGIAFSDLEIAAPSLEEAFLSLTGGHA; translated from the coding sequence GTGGTCGCGAGGCATTTACGGCGCACGTTTCGCAACTGCAGTCGCTGCTCGAATCTGCCAATTGATGAGGAACACAACGTGATCTTAGAGTTCGATCGCGTCGACAAGTCGTACGGGGAAGTTCGCGCGCTGGACGCGCTCTCGTTCGCCGTGAAGCGCGGCGAGATCGTCGCGCTGCTCGGGCCCAACGGCGCGGGCAAGACCACGGCACTAGAGATCGCGGTGGGTCTGCGCAGCTGCGATTCCGGCGAGGTGCGGCTCTTCGGGCGCTCGCCGCGCAGCGTCGACGTTCGGCGGCGCCTCGGCGTGACGCCGCAGGAGAGCGGCTTTCCCGACATGCTGCGCGTCAACGAGATCGCGGCATACGTCGCGCGGCACTACCCGAACGCGGCGCCAATATCCGAAGCGCTCGAGACGTTCGGCCTCACGCCGCTGGCGGGGCGGCGCGCGGGAACGCTCTCGCAAGGACAGTCGCGCCGCCTGGCGGTCGCGCTGGCGTTCGTTGGGCGCCCCGAGCTCGTAGTGCTCGACGAGCCGACGACCGGGCTCGACGTAGAGTCGCGCCGCAACCTCTGGGACGTCGTGCGCCGCGCGAGCGAGCACCGCTCGATCCTTTTCACGACGCATTACCTGGAAGAGGCCCAGGCGCTCGCCTCACGGATCGTCGTTATCGACAACGGCGCCGTGCGTTTCGACGGCGATCCGCGGGCGCTGCGCGCGCGGATGGGCACGCGGCGGCTGAGTTACGTCGGATCGGACGGGCAGATCGTCGTGAACGCGACCGACTCGGATGCGTACGTTCGCGAACTCGTGACGAGCGGCATCGCATTCTCCGATTTGGAGATCGCAGCACCGTCGCTCGAAGAGGCCTTTCTCTCGCTCACCGGAGGTCATGCATGA
- a CDS encoding transcriptional regulator has protein sequence MDELLLSKVRLGVIAELLNFDWVAFSELARALDVSNGNLGAHLSKLVDAGYVAEEKSFVNRRPLTRYRLTKRGREAFTAHVSQLQSLLESAN, from the coding sequence ATGGACGAACTCTTGCTGTCGAAGGTCCGACTCGGCGTTATCGCGGAGCTCCTGAACTTCGATTGGGTGGCTTTTTCGGAGCTGGCTCGAGCGCTTGACGTCAGCAACGGCAACCTCGGCGCGCACCTGAGCAAACTCGTCGATGCCGGTTACGTCGCTGAGGAGAAGAGCTTCGTCAACCGGCGCCCGCTCACACGCTATCGCCTCACCAAGCGTGGTCGCGAGGCATTTACGGCGCACGTTTCGCAACTGCAGTCGCTGCTCGAATCTGCCAATTGA
- the rplU gene encoding 50S ribosomal protein L21, producing MYAIIESGGKQYRVAEGDVIRCDLIASEVGSEVTFDRVVLAGSEEAVKVGSPMLDGASVSGTVLRHAKDKKILVFRYKPKKRVRKLNGHRQPYAEVKITKITLP from the coding sequence ATGTACGCGATCATCGAATCCGGCGGCAAGCAATACCGAGTCGCCGAGGGCGACGTCATCCGCTGCGATCTGATCGCGAGCGAGGTCGGTTCCGAGGTGACCTTCGACCGCGTGGTCCTCGCGGGAAGCGAGGAAGCCGTCAAGGTGGGCAGCCCGATGCTGGACGGCGCGAGCGTCAGCGGCACGGTCCTGCGCCACGCCAAGGACAAGAAAATCTTGGTCTTCCGCTACAAGCCGAAGAAGCGGGTGCGCAAGCTCAACGGCCACCGCCAGCCCTACGCCGAAGTCAAGATCACCAAGATAACGCTTCCCTAA
- a CDS encoding ribosomal-processing cysteine protease Prp encodes MLEVTFYRDERDRLAGISARGHADFAEHGQDIVCAAVSAVLQAARLGLEEHAGVELEARQTHGALRLRWPEERRDLASLHAIVATAELAVAQIAGRFPDHVRVRRRRVTPEPRGKPSGRVTNVADRRRRYDV; translated from the coding sequence GTGCTCGAGGTCACTTTCTACCGGGACGAACGCGATCGTCTTGCCGGAATATCCGCGCGCGGCCACGCCGATTTCGCCGAACACGGGCAGGATATCGTCTGCGCGGCGGTTTCGGCGGTCTTGCAGGCTGCGCGCCTTGGGCTCGAGGAGCACGCCGGCGTTGAGCTCGAGGCCCGTCAGACGCATGGCGCACTGCGTCTGCGCTGGCCGGAGGAGCGGCGCGATCTAGCCAGCCTGCACGCGATCGTCGCGACCGCGGAGCTCGCCGTCGCGCAGATCGCGGGCCGCTTCCCCGATCACGTGCGGGTGCGGCGCCGCCGCGTCACACCCGAACCGAGAGGCAAGCCCTCGGGACGGGTAACAAACGTGGCAGACCGAAGGAGACGTTACGATGTCTGA
- a CDS encoding twin-arginine translocase TatA/TatE family subunit → MFSVPDILVVSVLALLLFGPDRLPKVMRQAGRFMREVQSTSHSFIVEMERAAEGPEASMPPPAPPPPDAPETEPRPDSEPRV, encoded by the coding sequence ATGTTCTCGGTACCCGACATCCTCGTCGTCTCCGTCCTCGCCCTCTTGCTCTTCGGGCCCGACCGGCTGCCCAAGGTCATGCGTCAGGCGGGCCGGTTCATGCGCGAGGTTCAAAGCACGTCGCACTCCTTCATCGTCGAGATGGAGCGCGCCGCCGAGGGCCCCGAAGCGTCGATGCCTCCTCCCGCGCCCCCGCCGCCGGATGCCCCCGAAACCGAGCCCCGTCCAGATAGCGAGCCTCGCGTCTAG
- a CDS encoding tetratricopeptide repeat protein, with protein sequence MFRKNDPIASALTALERGEFAAAESALGELLERPSSPVERALLLNKRGVARVGLDRRELARDDFAAALESVGGYAPALTNLGNLLLEDGDVQGAIAHYERAISSDREYALAHLNLGVAYKRLGRIADSVRSLREAQRLEQRSRTNPSTFWRRARPR encoded by the coding sequence GTGTTCAGGAAGAACGACCCAATTGCTTCCGCGCTGACCGCACTCGAGCGCGGCGAGTTTGCCGCCGCCGAAAGCGCCCTCGGCGAGTTGCTCGAGCGTCCGAGCTCGCCCGTTGAGCGCGCCCTTCTGCTCAACAAGCGCGGCGTCGCGCGCGTCGGGCTCGACCGGCGCGAGCTCGCGCGCGACGACTTCGCTGCCGCGCTCGAATCGGTGGGCGGCTACGCCCCGGCCCTAACGAATCTCGGAAACCTGCTGCTCGAAGATGGCGACGTGCAGGGCGCAATCGCGCACTACGAGCGCGCCATCTCGAGCGACCGGGAGTACGCCCTCGCGCATCTCAACCTCGGCGTCGCGTACAAGCGATTGGGACGCATCGCGGACTCGGTTCGATCGCTGCGCGAGGCCCAGCGGCTCGAGCAGCGTTCGCGCACTAACCCTTCGACTTTTTGGAGGCGGGCTCGGCCGCGGTGA
- the trmD gene encoding tRNA (guanosine(37)-N1)-methyltransferase TrmD, with protein MFTIDVVTLFPELFAPFVGLSIVGRAIERELVAVRYHHLLDELGEGERADDAPFGGGAGMVLRIEPIARALDRIAAQAPVGEQRAIVVPSPSGRPFKQREAARWADSDRLVIVCGHYEGIDDRLGRLYPLEEWSLGDFVLTGGEIPALVFMDATVRLLPGVLRAESLESESFAAGALDYPSFTRPATFRGVDVPEVLLSGNHAKIAEWRREQSRLRTQALRRDLLENGLQAQEGP; from the coding sequence ATGTTCACGATCGACGTCGTCACGCTTTTCCCGGAGCTCTTCGCGCCGTTCGTCGGGCTGTCGATAGTCGGGCGCGCGATCGAACGCGAGCTAGTGGCCGTGCGCTACCACCACCTCCTCGACGAGCTCGGGGAGGGAGAGCGAGCCGACGACGCCCCATTCGGCGGCGGCGCGGGCATGGTGCTGCGCATCGAGCCGATAGCGCGCGCCCTCGATCGGATTGCCGCCCAGGCGCCCGTAGGCGAGCAGCGCGCGATCGTCGTGCCAAGCCCGAGCGGACGCCCGTTTAAGCAGCGGGAGGCCGCACGCTGGGCAGACTCGGACCGGCTGGTCATCGTCTGCGGCCATTACGAGGGCATCGACGACCGCCTGGGCCGGCTCTATCCGCTGGAAGAATGGTCGCTGGGCGATTTCGTGCTGACAGGAGGCGAGATTCCGGCGCTGGTGTTCATGGATGCGACGGTGCGCCTGCTCCCGGGCGTGCTGCGAGCGGAGTCGCTCGAAAGCGAGTCATTTGCCGCCGGCGCACTGGACTATCCGAGCTTCACCCGCCCCGCAACTTTCCGCGGCGTGGACGTGCCGGAGGTGCTTCTCTCGGGGAACCACGCCAAAATCGCCGAGTGGCGCCGCGAGCAATCGCGCCTGCGTACGCAGGCCCTCCGGCGGGACCTGCTGGAGAACGGCTTGCAGGCTCAGGAAGGCCCATGA
- the rplS gene encoding 50S ribosomal protein L19: MNVIDVLNRDQVKDGIPQFRAGDTVKVFSKVTEGGKERTQMFEGVVIVRKGGGSGESITVRRIAHGVGVEKTFLLHSPRVERIEVGKRGVVSRSRLYYLSEKVGKAARIKEKKAKGT, translated from the coding sequence ATGAACGTCATCGATGTCCTCAACCGCGACCAAGTCAAGGACGGAATTCCTCAGTTCCGGGCCGGCGACACGGTTAAGGTTTTTTCCAAGGTCACCGAGGGCGGCAAGGAACGGACGCAGATGTTCGAGGGCGTCGTCATCGTGCGCAAGGGCGGCGGCAGCGGCGAATCGATCACGGTCCGCCGGATCGCGCACGGCGTCGGAGTCGAGAAGACGTTCCTTTTGCACAGCCCGCGCGTCGAGCGGATCGAAGTGGGCAAACGTGGCGTCGTCTCGCGCAGCCGGCTGTACTATTTGAGCGAAAAGGTCGGTAAGGCCGCTCGCATCAAGGAAAAGAAAGCCAAAGGAACCTGA
- the lepB gene encoding signal peptidase I translates to MGIARIAISTKPFATGAASAPAATVRGYLDALIAVGLAALFLITFVIRTFYIPSVSMVPTLQVRDVVLVDEIAYRLHAPAVGDVAVFTPPVDSGGSDYVKRVIGVPGDSIVIADGVVYRNGTPLREPYENQPPRYTLTIRDYGIYVNGRALDPHLANIPARSMWQAPDRIPKASYFMLGDNRNYSDDSHVWGFARSGGLVGRAFLILWPLGRVRALEK, encoded by the coding sequence TTGGGTATCGCGCGAATCGCAATCTCCACAAAGCCGTTCGCGACGGGTGCCGCGAGCGCCCCCGCCGCGACGGTCCGCGGATATCTCGACGCGCTGATCGCCGTCGGTTTGGCCGCGCTGTTCCTGATCACGTTCGTCATCCGCACGTTTTACATTCCGTCGGTATCGATGGTGCCGACGCTGCAGGTTCGCGACGTCGTGCTCGTGGACGAGATTGCGTATCGTTTGCACGCGCCTGCTGTCGGCGACGTCGCCGTGTTCACGCCGCCGGTCGATTCGGGCGGGAGCGATTACGTCAAGCGCGTGATCGGCGTGCCGGGAGACAGCATCGTGATCGCAGACGGCGTCGTCTACCGGAACGGGACCCCGCTGCGCGAGCCCTACGAGAACCAGCCCCCACGCTACACGCTGACGATTCGAGACTACGGCATCTACGTGAACGGGCGCGCGCTCGATCCACATCTGGCGAACATCCCCGCGCGCTCCATGTGGCAGGCACCGGATCGCATCCCCAAGGCCTCGTATTTCATGCTCGGAGACAACCGCAATTACTCCGATGATTCGCACGTCTGGGGATTCGCGAGGTCGGGCGGCCTCGTCGGGCGAGCCTTCCTCATCCTCTGGCCGCTGGGCCGCGTGCGCGCGCTAGAGAAGTGA
- the lepB gene encoding signal peptidase I: MTPYELLAIVAVIGAARAVLSLRPVVAGSSGRSTAIAREFLDPFIIAGIAAWVLITFVARTYYIPSGSMLPTLQIHDVLLVDKFEYRFRAPREGEIVVFPPPVPTPDDFIKRVIGRPGDTLRIAGGTVFLNGTPMKEPYVAEKPSYSLEIRDHGIYVSYGAGWQRLDPSAANVPPAAMWSAANRIPPHCYIMLGDNRNDSEDSHIWGFAQDAGRFATGARSDAPAGFTGRAFLIFWPPSQAKIL; this comes from the coding sequence ATGACTCCGTACGAGCTGCTCGCGATCGTGGCCGTCATCGGCGCCGCTCGCGCGGTTCTTTCGCTGCGGCCGGTCGTCGCGGGCTCCTCGGGCCGCAGCACCGCCATCGCCCGCGAGTTTCTGGATCCGTTCATCATCGCCGGGATCGCCGCGTGGGTGCTGATCACGTTCGTGGCCCGAACCTACTACATCCCCTCCGGCTCGATGCTGCCGACGCTGCAGATACACGACGTCCTGCTCGTCGACAAGTTCGAGTACCGGTTCCGCGCTCCGCGAGAAGGCGAGATCGTGGTCTTCCCGCCCCCTGTTCCGACGCCCGACGACTTCATCAAGCGCGTGATCGGGCGGCCGGGCGACACGCTGCGCATCGCCGGCGGAACGGTCTTTCTCAACGGAACGCCGATGAAAGAGCCCTACGTCGCCGAGAAACCGAGCTACAGCCTCGAAATCCGCGACCACGGCATCTACGTCAGCTACGGTGCCGGCTGGCAGCGCCTCGACCCCAGTGCCGCCAACGTTCCGCCCGCCGCCATGTGGAGTGCCGCCAATCGCATCCCGCCCCACTGCTACATCATGCTCGGCGACAACCGCAACGATTCGGAGGATTCGCACATCTGGGGATTCGCGCAAGACGCCGGACGTTTTGCTACCGGGGCGCGCAGCGACGCGCCGGCCGGATTTACCGGACGCGCCTTCCTGATCTTCTGGCCCCCATCGCAAGCCAAGATTCTGTAG
- the lepB gene encoding signal peptidase I — protein MANLAWQLAVLALLIAAFFVPPRQVSGLSMEPYIRSGEYVLINTFAYRLAQPRRGEIVAFRHDSDSRGVFIKRVVGLPGDRIRIVRGQVYLNGAKLDEPYVQHADDHTFAETTVPAATVYVLGDNRAESEDSRFFGPVTDDRLIGRAVAGIWPPRILGGL, from the coding sequence GTGGCGAACCTGGCCTGGCAGCTCGCGGTGCTCGCACTGCTGATTGCAGCCTTCTTCGTCCCCCCACGGCAAGTCTCGGGTCTCTCGATGGAGCCGTACATCCGCTCCGGCGAGTACGTCCTCATCAACACCTTCGCATACCGGCTGGCGCAGCCTCGGCGCGGCGAGATCGTCGCGTTCCGGCATGATAGCGACTCGCGCGGGGTCTTCATCAAGCGCGTCGTCGGGTTGCCTGGCGATCGCATTCGCATCGTTCGGGGTCAGGTCTACCTCAACGGCGCCAAGCTCGACGAACCGTACGTCCAGCATGCCGACGACCACACCTTCGCGGAGACGACCGTGCCTGCCGCGACGGTCTACGTGCTCGGCGACAACCGCGCGGAGAGCGAAGATTCGCGCTTCTTCGGGCCGGTGACCGACGATCGTCTGATCGGCCGCGCCGTCGCCGGGATCTGGCCGCCGCGCATTCTGGGCGGGCTGTGA
- a CDS encoding GTPase, giving the protein MVQTTRRIREYLRVIDVVVEVVDARIPRTGRAPLLEQLAGSRLRFVALNRDDLADPATTRLWLEELAARSAQALAIDGRKRGSVARLATAIEGFSRRDGRAAKVARAMIVGLPNCGKSTIVNALLRRGAAKTEDRAGVTRQMQWFRLAPNVEVMDTPGVLPPKISGDAAQWKLAICGALASNRYDPAEVAGEFHNWLIERRPRSKVPDLQTFASERGFVRRGGDVDYHNAAQSYISAFNDGVFGRISLDAPDDAEAA; this is encoded by the coding sequence ATGGTGCAGACCACGCGCCGCATCCGGGAATACCTGCGGGTCATCGACGTCGTCGTCGAGGTCGTCGACGCGCGAATCCCCCGCACCGGCAGGGCGCCGCTGCTGGAACAGCTCGCGGGCAGTCGCCTTCGGTTCGTGGCGTTGAACCGAGACGACTTGGCCGACCCCGCGACGACGCGCCTCTGGCTCGAGGAGCTCGCCGCGCGCAGCGCGCAGGCGCTGGCGATCGACGGCCGGAAGCGCGGCAGCGTCGCGCGTCTCGCCACCGCGATCGAAGGTTTCTCGCGTCGCGACGGCCGCGCCGCGAAGGTCGCCCGCGCGATGATCGTCGGACTGCCGAACTGCGGGAAATCCACCATCGTCAATGCGCTTCTGCGCAGAGGAGCGGCCAAGACCGAAGACCGCGCGGGCGTCACGCGGCAGATGCAGTGGTTTCGGCTCGCTCCCAACGTCGAGGTGATGGACACGCCGGGGGTGCTGCCGCCGAAAATTTCCGGCGACGCCGCGCAGTGGAAGCTCGCGATTTGCGGCGCCTTGGCGAGCAATCGCTACGACCCCGCCGAGGTCGCCGGCGAATTTCACAACTGGCTAATCGAACGGCGCCCGCGCTCGAAGGTTCCCGACCTGCAGACCTTCGCGTCCGAGCGGGGCTTCGTCCGGCGCGGCGGAGACGTGGACTATCACAACGCGGCACAGTCCTACATCAGCGCATTTAACGACGGCGTCTTCGGACGCATCTCGCTGGACGCTCCGGATGACGCCGAAGCAGCGTAA
- a CDS encoding ribonuclease HII yields MTPKQRKARNAYERERRRLHRLHRFEYAARERGFVLVGGVDEVGRGPLAGPVVAACVVAEQPLLVRGLNDSKQVRPEVRTEIAEIIKVQATAWAIGSASVAEIDRLNIYWASILAMERAIAALSYAPQYLITDAVRIRSFAGPQEPLIHGDARCAVVAAASILAKVHRDALMVALDAEDSRYGYALHKGYSTPYHIEALRVHGPSVHHRANWARVRDAQLALGLESVDAMEALEVG; encoded by the coding sequence ATGACGCCGAAGCAGCGTAAGGCGCGCAACGCGTACGAGCGCGAGCGCCGCAGGCTGCATCGCCTGCACCGCTTCGAGTATGCGGCGCGCGAGCGCGGATTCGTGCTGGTCGGCGGCGTCGACGAGGTCGGGCGCGGACCGCTGGCCGGCCCGGTCGTCGCCGCCTGCGTCGTCGCGGAGCAGCCGCTCTTGGTACGGGGGCTGAACGATTCCAAACAAGTGCGCCCCGAAGTCCGGACGGAGATCGCCGAGATCATCAAGGTCCAAGCGACGGCGTGGGCGATCGGCAGCGCGAGCGTCGCCGAGATCGACCGGCTCAACATCTACTGGGCGAGCATCCTCGCGATGGAGCGCGCCATTGCCGCGCTGAGTTATGCGCCGCAGTATCTGATCACCGATGCCGTGAGGATTCGCTCGTTTGCCGGGCCGCAGGAGCCGCTGATTCACGGCGACGCACGCTGCGCTGTCGTCGCGGCGGCCTCGATCCTCGCGAAGGTCCACAGGGACGCACTGATGGTTGCGCTCGACGCGGAAGATTCCCGCTACGGCTACGCGCTGCACAAGGGCTATTCGACGCCATACCACATCGAGGCGCTGCGCGTGCACGGGCCGAGCGTCCATCATCGCGCCAACTGGGCACGCGTTCGTGACGCGCAGCTGGCGCTCGGCCTGGAATCGGTCGACGCGATGGAAGCGCTCGAAGTTGGATAA
- a CDS encoding YraN family protein — MDNAEKGRRGEDRASSFLAECGYRVLARNVRVPGGEIDAVCLDGPTLVIVEVKRRDSRTYGSALCAVDARKRSRLRRAAADYAQIVAPAAKIRFDVVTLDGPRVSLHRNAF; from the coding sequence TTGGATAACGCCGAGAAGGGCCGTCGCGGAGAGGACCGCGCGAGCAGCTTCCTCGCCGAGTGCGGCTACCGCGTGTTGGCGCGCAACGTTCGTGTACCCGGCGGAGAGATCGACGCCGTCTGCCTCGATGGTCCGACGCTCGTGATCGTCGAAGTGAAGCGGCGTGACTCTCGGACCTATGGATCCGCGTTGTGCGCCGTCGATGCGCGCAAGCGCTCCAGGTTGCGGCGCGCGGCCGCCGACTACGCGCAGATCGTCGCCCCCGCCGCGAAGATCCGCTTCGACGTCGTCACGCTGGACGGTCCGCGGGTGAGCCTGCACCGAAACGCTTTCTAG